Genomic segment of Streptomyces sp. NA02950:
CCAGGGCCCCTTCACGGTAGACCGCGCCGAACTCGGCGGTGGCCTTCCACAGGTCCTGGCCCGCGCCGTCGATGGCGAACCGTTCCGACAACTGCCCGAAGACCGCACCGTTGTTGGTGACCGACCTCCAGCCGTCGGCGAGCGGACCGGCGATCCACAGGGCGCCGGTGCGCACCGCCCGCACCCGGTCCTCACCCCGCGGCCCGTAGGTCACGCCCAGCTCGTACGGCAGTGCCTTGAGCGGGTGGTCCAGCGGTTCGACGGGGGCGGTGGCGCGCCAGTGGACCTCGCCGGTGCCGCCCGCCGGGACCGAGTCCAGCGAGGTGGGGTCCTGCGGGTCGGGCTCCGGACCGGTCACGGACAGCGCGAAGTCCACGCGGCCGGTCGCGCGCAGCCCGTTGACGTTGCGCAGGGCGGCGGTGACGGCGGCGGTGCCCCCGGGCGGCAGGGCGGCCGGTTCGGTGGTGACGGTCAGCGTGCCCTGGTACGGAGCCTTGGCCAGCGTTTCGTATACCCGCCGGGCGGTGCGGTGGGCGTCGGTCGTCGGCCGCACCGGATAGCCGGTGCGCTCCCGGGTCCACGGCTCCTCGATGGCGTACCAGTCGAAGGTGCGCGGGGCCCGCCCCTCGGCGAGCGCGTCCTCCAACTCGTCGAGGTAGGACCGCCACTGGGGGAGGTGGAAGTCGGCGATGAGGCCGTTCCAGTCGCGGTTGGCGTAGTTGGCCAGTTTGCCGCCGTCGGCGGTGATCTGATCCGCCCAGGTGGTGATCAGGGTGCGGGCGGCGCGCTCCAACCGGGCGGCTTCCGCCTCACCGGTGGCCATGCGTGTGGCGTCCTCCAGCCAGGGGCCGAGGAGGAAGCGGCGGTGGGCACCGGTCATGTCGTCGCTCAGCCGCATCAGTTTCAGCCACAGCCGGGACAGCGCCCGGAAGGTGGCCAGGTCCTTGCGCCGGTACGCCTCCTGGAGCTGCGGGATCAGCTGCCAGGACCGGTTGGCCAGCGCCTGCCGGGCGATATCGGTCAGATCGTGGCGGTAGGCGTCGCTGTCGCGCAGCGCGGGCCGCACCGCCAGCAGCGCGGCCAGGGCCGGATCGAAGGCCGCCGGGTCGAAGGCGGGCGTGTGGGTGGCGTAGTTGGTGCCGGAGCGTGCGGTGAGGCTGGGCCGGGCGGCGAAGACGGAGTCGTGCGGACGGCCGTCCTTGCTGCTGATCTCGTACGCGGTGTCGCGCAGCGCGGCGTACGCCTCCCGGCCCCGCTCGTCGCGCCCGCCGAGCCGTACGTCCGCGTAGTCCCGGAACCAGGCGGTGCGGTCCACCGCCTCCTCCCGCCAGGCCAGCTCGCTGAACAGCTCGAAGGCCGCCGGGTCACGTTCGGCCGCCTCGGCCATATACGCCGTGCCGACCAGCTTGCTGCCCGGTTTGTCGCGCCACTGGGTGAACCGCTCGGCCCACATATGGGTCTTGGCGCCGATGGTGGTGCGGCCGCCGAAGTTCGGGATGGTGCCGAACGCGTACGGCACCGAGCCCCAGTCCTTCTCCCGGTCGGTCACCGTGTCCAGGTCCGACAGACCGTCCACCACGAGCATGCGGTCGTGGTCCACGGCGTCCAGCAGATCGCGCCGGGGGTTCTCCTGCCAGCCGAGGATCACCCAGGTGGCCCCGGGCCGGGCGGTCCGCAGGGCCTTCTCCACCGCACGGGCGGCATCGGGGACCGGTACGTCACCGGGGTCGCCGCCCTCGTGCAGCAGATCCATCTTGAACAGGTCGGCCGGGCCGAAGAGATCGCGCTGATGCCGGTAGAAGGCGGCGGCCACCTTCCGGAAGGACTCGGTGCGCGGATCGAGCCAGTCCGGGCGCTTGAGCCCCGCCCAGTCGCCCTGCGGCACCGTCCGCGCCCCCGCGTTGCGGTCGGCGAAGCCGTCGGGGACGGTGCCGAAGTAGCCCGGGAACACCGGCCGCATGTCCAGTTCGCGCAGCCGGTCGGCGATCCGGCGCCCCAGCTCGGCCCGCTTGGCCAGCAGTTCGGGGGAGACCGGCCCGCCGTAGGCGCTCATGTTCTGGAGCAGCCACCAGGGCTGGTGGGAGGGGGCGGGGATCCAGCCGCGCGCCTCGGTGTCGGAGTAGCCGAAGTCCTTCAGGAGGCGGTGGTAGACGGCCTCCTGGCCTGCGGTGACCAGCAGTTCGTTGCAGCCGTGCAGGGCCGCGACGTCGATCAGGTGCTCCCAGCGGTCCCAGTCGGCGAACGGAGCGGTGTAACCGTCATGGGTGTCGTTGAACGCGAAGCGGTGCGGGAGCGCGCTGGAGCGCCGGACCGGGCGGTGCGGCGCGGGCAGCTTCCCCGGCAGCTCGAGCTGGTCGCCGGACCAGGTAATCTGGGCGTGGCAGGTGTACTTCAGATACCAGTGGACGCCGGTGAGCAGCACCGCCGGAGACGTCCCGGCCACGGTCAGCCGGCCCGGGGCGCCGGTGACCTCGAACCGGTCCTCGTCCTTGTCGGGGTTCTTGTCGGGCTCCAGCGCCTTCAGCCGGAACTGGTCCGCGTGGTCCGGGAGCAGCCGCCGCAGCGCGGCGTGCGCGGGTCCGGTGTCAAAAGCGGTCACGGCGGGATCCTGTGGGCTGTTCCGTGCCCCGGCCCGTTCGTCAGCGGCGGCGGGGACGGTGTTCCCCAGCGCGGCTCCGGCACCGAGTGCTCCGGCGGTTCCGATCAGCGTGCGTCTGCTCAGGTCGCTCATGCGCCCCCCAACGGACAACGGCCAATGGTCCATCTGCGAACGGCACTTAACCAGCGTTGCGGGGTGGGAGCAATGGGGTGCCCGGGGCGCGCTCAGCCCCGGTCGAGATAGGCCAGTACGGCCAGCACCCGGCGGTTGACGTCGTCGGAGGGCGGCAGCCCCAGCTTGCCGAAGATATTCGAGGTGTGCTTGGCCACCGCCCGTTCGGTGACCACCAGCTGTGCGGCGATCGCCGCGTTGGACCGCCCCTGCGCCATCAGCTCCATCACCTCGCGCTCCCGCGGGGTGAGCCGGCCGATCGGCCGGTCCTGGGAACGCCGGTCCAGCAGCTGCGAGATCACCTGCGGATCCATCGCGGTGCCGCCCCCGGCCACCCGCCGCACCGCGTCGATGAACTGGTCGGCGTCGAACACCCGGTCCTTGAGCAGATAGCCGATGCCGCCGCTGCCGTCGGCCAGCAGTTCGCGCGCGTACAGCTGCTCCACATGCTGGGAGAGCACCAGCACCGGAAGGCCCGGACGGGCCCGCCTCGCGGCCAGCGCGCACTGCAACCCCTCGTCGGTGAAGGACGGCGGCAGCCGTACGTCCACCACCGCGACATCGGGCTTCAGCTCCTCGAAGGCCCGGGTGAGTCCGGGGCCGCTGTCGACGGCGGCCGCGATCTCGAAGTCGTACGCCTCCAGCATCCGCACCAGCCCGTCCCTGAGCAGGAACAGGTCCTCGGCGATCACAACGCGCACGTGACGGCTCCATGAAGTCATCGGGCCCCGGACCGGGAACGAGCCGGGGACGGGACGGGGCGAACGCGTTGAATGTACCGCTCCCGGGGGCTGACTCCGGGCTCATGCCGTGACCGGGCACCATGCACCGGGCGGGCCGGACCCCGTGTGGGGTGCGGCCCGCCCGGGACGCGCGGGGTCAGCCCTTGACGGGCCACTCCAGGGGCTCGCTGTAGAAGCCCTGGGTCAGCTCCACGGCGGCGGCCTTCTGGCCCTCCGGGATGAGGAAGGTGGTGCAGATCTTCTCCGACTGCCCCGCCGTGAGCTTCTTGTCGGTGTCGGGCGCCGGGCAGTCCTTCCACTTCGCCTCGCCGAGGATCACGATGAGGGCCCGGGTGCGCTTCTCGACGTTGGTCCGCACGACCAGGTCGTCGTCCATGTCGCCGATCTCCATGGCCTTGCCGCTCTTGTGGGTGAGCGTGGACCAGACATGGACGGGGATCTGCGGGCCGTCCTCCTTGTCCTTCTTCAGGCCGGACGCGTCCATTTCGGCCTTGGTGCCGGTCACCACCTTGGTGGGCGTGACCGTGAAGGTGGCGCCGGAGGACTTCTGCATGTCGCTCTTCTGCGGCGGGCTGGCCTCACCGAGCCGGAAGGTCTGCTTCTTCTTCTCGGGACCGGAGGAACTGGCCGCGCCCTTGTCCTTCTTCCCGTCGGACTTCCCCTTGGAGTCCGAGTCGTTGCAGCCCACCAGGGCCACCGCGAGCGCCACGGCGCCCAGCGTCGCCGGCACAGCACGAGCCCACGTTCGCATGTTGTCCTCACTTTCCCCGTTGCGTTGAGCGGTTCTGGCGGCCGTTCGTCGGCATCCGCACCGGGCCGTGACGTGGGCCCCTCCGGCGGATACGCGGGCGCGCGAGGGCGCGGCAGCGCGAGCGGTGCCGGGGGGACGTGACGTCGTGGACGATGTTAGCGAGTGGCTGGATCACGCCTTCACGGGCCCGGATCGAGGGACCGGAGCCCGGACCGCCCGCCGAGCTTCTCCTCGATCCAGCCGACGCCGAAGCGCACCACCTCCGGCGCCTCGAACAGATGGCTCCGGGCGGCGGCGACCGTGCCCCGGACGCCGAACCCCGCGGCCAGCATGTCCTCGGCGATCACCGTGAACGGTTCGCCCTCGGGCACCACCGGGGAGTAGTCGAACGCCCCGTTCTCGGAGTCGATGTCGTGGAAGCGCCGCCACTCCCGCCGCCCGTCGACCAGGATCGGCTGCTCGTAGTCGACGTACCGCTTGCCGGGCGCCTCGGCCAGCACCTCCGCGTGGTGCAGCAGGGTGATCGTGTCCAGCGGGGCGCCGAGCAGCAGCACCCGCCCGCCCCGCTCGGCCAGACGCGCCAGCGGGCTGCCGGGGCCGTGCGGACCGTCCCACGGGTGGTCGGCCATCAGCTCCCCGGCCGCCGCCCCGACCGCCGCGAAGCTCGCGTCGGGATGGCGGCTGCGGACCGCCCCCGGCCAGCGGCGCAGCGCCTCCGGCAGCCTGCCGTTGTTGTGGTCCGCCTCGCTCAGCTCCGGGTCGTAGGCGGGGTGTTCGGCGCGGACGGCCCGCTGCCACGCCTCCGGCCACTCGTCCATGTCGTAGGGCGGTGCGTCGTTCCAGCCGCAGGACGCCATCAGGGTGCCGTCCCCGCCCACGACGTCCAGCAGCGCGGTGATGAGGGTGGGCGGGCCGCCCGCCACGTAACCCAGGGCGGACATCCGGGTGTGCAACATGACGGTGTCGCCCTCGGCCAGGCCGAGGGCCCGCAGATCGGCGGCCAGCCGGGTCCGGGTCACCGGTCCGCCGGACCGCTCCAGGAGTGCTCTTTCGTCCACATCCCCACCCAAGCAGGGGCGGACTGACTCGGCATCACCTTTTCGCGGCGGCTCCCGCGCCGGGCGCTTTGGCACCGGGGCTCTCGCCGGGGCGGAAGGGGTCAGCCCGCGGGCCGGGGCGCGGTGAGCGTGCAGGAGATCTCCATCGTCACCATGGTCGGCCCGCCGGGCGGGCTGCTGATCGCGAGGATCCCGTCGAAGGTGCCCAGGCGCCGCTCGACCCCGCTCAGCCCGCCGCCCGGCGCGATCCGGGCGCCGCCGCGGCCGTCGTCGGTCACCACGATCCGCAGCGTGCCGCCGCCGTGGTGCAGATCGACCCACATCCGGGTGGCGCCGGAGTGCTTGGCCGCGTTGGTCAGCACCTCGCTGACCGCGAAGTACGCGGCCGACTCCACCGGTTCGTCGGCCCGGCCCGGCAGCTCAACCTCCACCTCGACGGGGATGGTCATCCGCAGCGCCAGCGCCCGTACCGCGTCGCCGAGACCCCGCTCGGCCAGGACGGGCGGATGGATTCCGCGGACCAGGTCGCGCAGTTCGGACAGGGCCTCGGCCGAGTCGGTGCGGGCCGCGGCGAGCATCTCCTTGGCCCTGGCCGGGTCCTTCTCGACCAGCGCCTCGATGGTGCCCAGGCTCATGCCCATGGCCACCAGCCGGGCCTGGGCGCCGTCGTGCAGATCGCGTTCGATACGGCGCAGTTCGGCGGCGGAGGTGTCGACCGCGTCGTGCCGGGTCTCGGTCAGCCGGCGCACCCGCGCTGCCAGCGCCATCTGCGGGGTGGGGGCGAGGAACGCCCGGGACACCACGAAGCCGGTGCGCAAAAGGAGAGGCGAGATCACCAGACCGATGCCGAAGAGGACCGCGCCGAGCAGTCCGGCGAGGAGGGCGGTCGACTGGGAGCCGATGGGGATGAAGGTGTACCAGTAGGTGCCGCCCGCGCGCACGACCGGCTTCCACACGCCCGCGGCCATGACCCACCCCTCCACCCCGTAGGGGATGAACGCGAAGGTCAGCGTGGCGAGGAACAGGCCGCCGATCATGTCGTACAACAGCCACAGCAGATCCCGCCAGGTCGCCGGGTCCTTCAGCAGGAAGGTGCACAGCTCCACCTGTCCGGTGAGGCCGGGGCGGCGGTCCCGGGGCAGCGGACGGTAGGGCACCGGGATCTCGACGTCCGCCCACCGGGCGGCCAGCAGCCGCCGTTGATCGGCGTACAGCCGCACCAGCGTCACCATCGCGGGGGTGGTGAGCACACCCAGTCCCAGCGGGATGAAGGCGAGGGACAGGACCATCAGTGTGAACAGCGGGATCGATCCGAGCGCCGCGATGAACAGCAGCGCCAGCCCCTGTGCGCAGGCCGCGAACCCGCTGCGTACCTTCATCCGTCGTCCCCCTCGGTGGTGGCCGGTGGCGGTGGTGGTGATCGGTGCGATGCCCCTCATTGTTGGGCATGTCCAGTCTGACGGCGCGCTCATCCAGCCGTCACGGGGGCCCGGCCCCGTCCGGGGGTGTAGCTGGCCCCACCCCCCGGCCTCGCCTTTCGGCTCCTCGATCGGGTGGCTGACCGGCTGGGGCGAGAGCGCGCGGATTTCTAGCGTCGAGGACATGACCGAATCAGTCCGTACCTCCCCGGGAGAGACGCCATGAGCGCATCGAGGCAGGGCCTGGCCGTGCGGCTGGGCGGGTGGAGCACCCGCCACCGCAAAACCGCGATCATCGGATGGCTGTTGTTCGTCGTGGTCGTCGCCGTGGTGGGCGGGATGTCCGGGGCCAAGGAGATGACGAACTCCGAGGGCGGTACGGGCGACTCCGCACGCGCCGAGCGGATCCTCGAGGACGCCGGGCTCCAGACCCCGGCCGGGGAGATGGTGATGCTGCGCAGCGAGCGGCCGGACGGCTGGCGCGCCGCCGCCCGCGACGTCACCGCACGGCTGGAGAAGACCGGGGAGACGGCGCGGATCCAGCCCCCGGTGCGTTCGGAGAGCGGACGTGAGGGGCTGGTCAGCTTTGAGCTCAGGGGCGACCCGGACACCGTCGGGGACCGGGCGGAGCCGGTGCTCGACGCGGTGGCGGACACCCGCGCCGCCCACCGGGGCATCACCGTCCATGAGTTCGGCGACGCCTCCGCCGAGCACATGCTCGGCCGGATGCTGACCGACGACTTGAAGAAGGCGGAGCTCACGGCGGTGCCGCTGGCACTCGGCATTCTGCTGGTGGTCTTCGGCGCGCTGGTGGCGGCACTGCTGCCGGTGCTGCTCGGGGTGACGGCCTGTGTCGGCACCTTCGGACTGCTGGCGTTCGCCAGCCACCAGGTGCCGCTGTTCGAGTCCACCAACTCGGTGATGTTCCTGGTGGGTCTTGCCGTCGGCGTCGACTACTGCCTGTTCTATCTGCGCCGGGAGCGCGACGAGCGGGCCGCGGGCCGGGACGCGGCGACGGCGCTGCGGATCGCGGCGGCCACCAGCGGCCGGGCGGTGCTGGTCTCCGGGATCACGGTCATGCTGGCGATGGCGGGCATGTTCCTGTCCGGGCTGCTGCTCTTCAAGGGGTTCGCCGTCGCCACCATCCTGGTCGTGCTGATGGCGATGCTCGGCTCGGTGACGGTGCTGCCCGCGATGATGTCCTGGCTGGGCGACCGGATCGAGGCCGGACGGGTTCCGCTGCTCAATCGCCGCCGGAGGAAGGGCGTGCACACCGGCGGCGGTCTCTCCGGCCTGCTGATGCGACCGGTGCTGGCCAGGCCGAAGGTGTTCGCCGCCGTCTCCGGTGCGCTGCTGCTGGTGCTGTGCGCCCCCGCGCTGGGGATGAAGACCGAACAGCTCGGCATGGAGCAGCAGTTCGGCTCCCAGGCCGAGCTGACCGTGGCCTTCAAGGAGATCACCGGCGCCTTCCCCGGCGGCCCGGCCCCGGCCGAGGTGGTCGTGCGCACCGATGACATCGGCTCGTCCCGCTTCGGCGCGGCCGTCGCCGACCTCGAGAAGGAGATCGCCGCCTCGGGCCGGTTCGGAAAGCCCGTCGAGGTGGAGCCGCACCGGAAGGAGGGCGTGGTCCGGATCGAGGTGCCGCTGTCCGGCGACGGCCGGAACGCCGCCTCCGAGCGCGCCCTGCACACCCTGCGCGACGACCTGGTGCCGAGGATCCTCGGCCCGGTCTCCGAGCAGGCGTACGTGGGCGGCGAACTGGCCGGGAACCTCGACTTCAACGACCAGCTGAAGAGCGATATCGCCCCTGTCTTCCTCTTCATCGCCGTCGTGACCTTCCTGCTGATGCTGATCTGCTTCCGGTCGGTGCCGATCGCCCTCGCCTCGATCCTGCTCAACCTGCTGTCGGTGGGCGCCGCGTACGGCACGATGACCGCCGTCTTCCAGCACGGCTGGGGTGTTGATCTGCTGGGCATGGAACCGGCGGGCGCGATCGAGGCGTGGATGCCGCTGTTCGTCCTCGTCATCCTCTTCGGGCTGTCGATGGATTACCACGTGTTCGTGGTCTCGCGGATCCGCGAGGCCCATCTCCGGGGCCTGGCCACGCGTGACGCGATCCGCGAGGGCATCCGGACCACGGCGGGTTCGGTCACCGGGGCGGCCGCCATCATGGTCGCCGTGTTCGCGGTCTTCGCCCTGCTCCAGATGCAGGACATGCAGCAGATGGGCGTCGGACTCGCGGTGGCGGTGCTGGTGGACGCCACGCTGGTGCGGATGGTGCTGCTGCCCTCGGTGCTGGCGCTGCTCGGCGAGCGCGCCTGGTATCTGCCGCGCGCCCTGCGGTGGCTGCCCCGGCTCGGACACGGTGAGGAGCCGGTGCCGGCGCCGGTGCGCCCGGCCGCGGCCCCGCGGCCGCCGGTGTCAGCGGGCCGCTGACCGGCCGCACCGCCTGGCGTCGCCGCCCCGGACAGGTCGTGGACCTGCCCGGGCGGCGACGTGTACGCGCGTTCCGCGGGCGGCGACGTGCACGCGCGTTCCGCGGCGGGGTCAGACGGTGGCCGCGGGGGGCACGTACTTGTAGCCGACCCGCCGTACCGTCACGATCGTGCCCCGGTGGTCGGCGCCCAACTTGCGGCGCAGCCGGGCCACATGGACATCGACGGTGCGGCCGTCGCCGACGTGGCCGTACCCCCACACCGTGGTCACCAGCTGATCGCGGGTGTGCACCCGGTGCGGATGGGCGACGAGATGGGCCAGCAGTTCGAACTCGAGATAGGTCAGCTCCAGCGGCTGTCCCTGGATCTGCGCGGTCCGCCGGTCGGGGTCGATCCGCACCAGCCCGTCGCCGGTGCCCACCGCCGCGGTGCCACCGGACGGCCGCGGGGCCGTCGCTGAGGCCACGGAGGAGGGGGACGCCGCGGACGCCGCGGACGCCGCGGAGGCCGCGGGGTCCTGCCGGTCGGCGGGGACCAGCACCAGATACCCCACCATCGGCGGCTGGCCGGGCAGCGAGGGGAGGGTGTGCGGAGGAGCGGGCAGCCAGGTCGCACCGGGATGCAGCAGCTCCGCGACCGGCGGCACCTCGTCCGGCGCAACGGCTCGCAACCGTTGACGCTGGACGGAGACCGGCGGGGTGGCTGGCGGGGTGGCCGGGGCGGGGGAGGACGACAGGCTTCGGACGTTGGTCATGGGAGTCAGCTCTTTCGCGCTCGAGAGGTCGTCGAGGGGCGTCGATGGACGTCGTGCGCGCGGGCTGGGCGGCCTGGCCGTGGTGGGGTCGCCGGAAGATGCGGCGGAGGGGTCAGCGGCCGAGCGAGCGGGCCCGCGCAACGGTTGCGCGGCAACACTCGCGATCGAAATGGTGCGCCTGCCGGGACGGCCAGAACGGCTCGAGGTCG
This window contains:
- a CDS encoding histidine kinase; translation: MKVRSGFAACAQGLALLFIAALGSIPLFTLMVLSLAFIPLGLGVLTTPAMVTLVRLYADQRRLLAARWADVEIPVPYRPLPRDRRPGLTGQVELCTFLLKDPATWRDLLWLLYDMIGGLFLATLTFAFIPYGVEGWVMAAGVWKPVVRAGGTYWYTFIPIGSQSTALLAGLLGAVLFGIGLVISPLLLRTGFVVSRAFLAPTPQMALAARVRRLTETRHDAVDTSAAELRRIERDLHDGAQARLVAMGMSLGTIEALVEKDPARAKEMLAAARTDSAEALSELRDLVRGIHPPVLAERGLGDAVRALALRMTIPVEVEVELPGRADEPVESAAYFAVSEVLTNAAKHSGATRMWVDLHHGGGTLRIVVTDDGRGGARIAPGGGLSGVERRLGTFDGILAISSPPGGPTMVTMEISCTLTAPRPAG
- a CDS encoding alpha-N-acetylglucosaminidase; translated protein: MSDLSRRTLIGTAGALGAGAALGNTVPAAADERAGARNSPQDPAVTAFDTGPAHAALRRLLPDHADQFRLKALEPDKNPDKDEDRFEVTGAPGRLTVAGTSPAVLLTGVHWYLKYTCHAQITWSGDQLELPGKLPAPHRPVRRSSALPHRFAFNDTHDGYTAPFADWDRWEHLIDVAALHGCNELLVTAGQEAVYHRLLKDFGYSDTEARGWIPAPSHQPWWLLQNMSAYGGPVSPELLAKRAELGRRIADRLRELDMRPVFPGYFGTVPDGFADRNAGARTVPQGDWAGLKRPDWLDPRTESFRKVAAAFYRHQRDLFGPADLFKMDLLHEGGDPGDVPVPDAARAVEKALRTARPGATWVILGWQENPRRDLLDAVDHDRMLVVDGLSDLDTVTDREKDWGSVPYAFGTIPNFGGRTTIGAKTHMWAERFTQWRDKPGSKLVGTAYMAEAAERDPAAFELFSELAWREEAVDRTAWFRDYADVRLGGRDERGREAYAALRDTAYEISSKDGRPHDSVFAARPSLTARSGTNYATHTPAFDPAAFDPALAALLAVRPALRDSDAYRHDLTDIARQALANRSWQLIPQLQEAYRRKDLATFRALSRLWLKLMRLSDDMTGAHRRFLLGPWLEDATRMATGEAEAARLERAARTLITTWADQITADGGKLANYANRDWNGLIADFHLPQWRSYLDELEDALAEGRAPRTFDWYAIEEPWTRERTGYPVRPTTDAHRTARRVYETLAKAPYQGTLTVTTEPAALPPGGTAAVTAALRNVNGLRATGRVDFALSVTGPEPDPQDPTSLDSVPAGGTGEVHWRATAPVEPLDHPLKALPYELGVTYGPRGEDRVRAVRTGALWIAGPLADGWRSVTNNGAVFGQLSERFAIDGAGQDLWKATAEFGAVYREGALAVGKSVTVKVDAQAVTGPWARAGIAVRNRLATAGSAGFVNLSVTPANGVVLSYDSGGDGTLDAYQRITGVTAPVALRLTRTAATAYTGELSTDDGVSWRKVATVTAPGAAATQDAGMFMSAANGGSGARGTVEFSGWKVS
- a CDS encoding winged helix-turn-helix domain-containing protein, whose protein sequence is MTNVRSLSSSPAPATPPATPPVSVQRQRLRAVAPDEVPPVAELLHPGATWLPAPPHTLPSLPGQPPMVGYLVLVPADRQDPAASAASAASAASPSSVASATAPRPSGGTAAVGTGDGLVRIDPDRRTAQIQGQPLELTYLEFELLAHLVAHPHRVHTRDQLVTTVWGYGHVGDGRTVDVHVARLRRKLGADHRGTIVTVRRVGYKYVPPAATV
- a CDS encoding response regulator transcription factor, which encodes MRVVIAEDLFLLRDGLVRMLEAYDFEIAAAVDSGPGLTRAFEELKPDVAVVDVRLPPSFTDEGLQCALAARRARPGLPVLVLSQHVEQLYARELLADGSGGIGYLLKDRVFDADQFIDAVRRVAGGGTAMDPQVISQLLDRRSQDRPIGRLTPREREVMELMAQGRSNAAIAAQLVVTERAVAKHTSNIFGKLGLPPSDDVNRRVLAVLAYLDRG
- a CDS encoding MMPL family transporter, coding for MSASRQGLAVRLGGWSTRHRKTAIIGWLLFVVVVAVVGGMSGAKEMTNSEGGTGDSARAERILEDAGLQTPAGEMVMLRSERPDGWRAAARDVTARLEKTGETARIQPPVRSESGREGLVSFELRGDPDTVGDRAEPVLDAVADTRAAHRGITVHEFGDASAEHMLGRMLTDDLKKAELTAVPLALGILLVVFGALVAALLPVLLGVTACVGTFGLLAFASHQVPLFESTNSVMFLVGLAVGVDYCLFYLRRERDERAAGRDAATALRIAAATSGRAVLVSGITVMLAMAGMFLSGLLLFKGFAVATILVVLMAMLGSVTVLPAMMSWLGDRIEAGRVPLLNRRRRKGVHTGGGLSGLLMRPVLARPKVFAAVSGALLLVLCAPALGMKTEQLGMEQQFGSQAELTVAFKEITGAFPGGPAPAEVVVRTDDIGSSRFGAAVADLEKEIAASGRFGKPVEVEPHRKEGVVRIEVPLSGDGRNAASERALHTLRDDLVPRILGPVSEQAYVGGELAGNLDFNDQLKSDIAPVFLFIAVVTFLLMLICFRSVPIALASILLNLLSVGAAYGTMTAVFQHGWGVDLLGMEPAGAIEAWMPLFVLVILFGLSMDYHVFVVSRIREAHLRGLATRDAIREGIRTTAGSVTGAAAIMVAVFAVFALLQMQDMQQMGVGLAVAVLVDATLVRMVLLPSVLALLGERAWYLPRALRWLPRLGHGEEPVPAPVRPAAAPRPPVSAGR
- the aac(3) gene encoding aminoglycoside 3-N-acetyltransferase; its protein translation is MDERALLERSGGPVTRTRLAADLRALGLAEGDTVMLHTRMSALGYVAGGPPTLITALLDVVGGDGTLMASCGWNDAPPYDMDEWPEAWQRAVRAEHPAYDPELSEADHNNGRLPEALRRWPGAVRSRHPDASFAAVGAAAGELMADHPWDGPHGPGSPLARLAERGGRVLLLGAPLDTITLLHHAEVLAEAPGKRYVDYEQPILVDGRREWRRFHDIDSENGAFDYSPVVPEGEPFTVIAEDMLAAGFGVRGTVAAARSHLFEAPEVVRFGVGWIEEKLGGRSGLRSLDPGP